The genomic segment GATCAGGAGTTTGCAAGCTGCCCTCActgggatgaggaggatgagatggCTGTGGCTGAGGAGGGGGATGAGATGAGGAGGGCAGGGCAGGAGGACAGTCCTTGACAGGCAGGTTAGTATTGAGAGTGAGGGCAGGCAGAGAGCTGGCCATTGCCTGAGGACCACTGACAGGACCCTTGGCAGCCATTTCAGGTTTGAGGGGAAGGGTTTGCTGGGGTTCACTGGGAGCAGAGCAAGTCTTGGATGGGGCTTCAACTTTAGGCTGCTGCTCTTGAAAGTCATCCTTGGAGGAGAGAATCTCAGGGTGCTGGAAACTCCCCTTGTCTGGGACATGAGGGATGTCTTCCTCTGGGGCCTGAGCCTCACCATGGGAGGGGCTGTGGCAAGGGGAACTGTCACTGTCTGCTATGGCATTGCAGGAGCACTCATTGCCTCGGCTTGGATCGCAGTGGCAGGGATTACACTTGCAGATGTCAGCATGTGCTGCAATCTTCTCTAGCAGCCCTCGACTGTCACCAGCCTGAGAAAGGATCAATGTTAGGAGGCACACTTACCACATTATTACTTTCCACCTGCCTGTTGTGAAGGGTAGGCATGATCAACCATCACTTAGTCTTTCACAACTCCCATGAGCTCATCTCTGCTGACATAATCAGGGCCACTTCAAtacatatatggaaaaataatcaCTGGAGAGAAGTCCAATACACAAGCAAACAATGAAACAGTCTCATGGATAATTACTGGAGTTTCCAAAAAGTCATTAAGCCTGGGAACACCTACTAAAAACAATCTTAACAAAATTTCTCACTTAGTAACACCAAACTGACTTTAGGATATGTCAAGAAACTcgataaatggaaaaatttgtaaacttaataatgtgaaataattCAAAACCTAATTATCTCCAATAcattacaccacacacacacacacacatatgcacacacctGGGCCAGGGCAGTCAGGGTCTGTGAGTCCTGCAGGAGACGTCCCACAGTGGTGTTGTCTGTAGCCTTGACAATGGGCACCTGTTGGAAGGGTTGAGATGAGCACTATGAGGCACACTGAACATGCAAGTAACTGCAATGTCAAAGCTAAATAAATGGTggagagctaaaaaaaaaaaaaaaaaaaaaaaagggctgtGGTGGGTGGCAACTTTTTTCACAGTCGAGACCATAAGCCACATTCAACATTTGTGACAGTTTTTTGGTACATTCATAATCTGAAACTGACATGAAAATTCAGTTTTCTTAATGAGACCTTCACAAATACAGTAAGACTGAAAAtttgcataaaaaagaaaagaacattgaaAGCAAGTGACAGGCTCccacatctccctcctccttcctcctctctaccaTTCCCCCAATCAGCCTCACCTTCATGTTTGGGTTACACTTGAGGGCTTCCAATTCAAGGAACTCCTGCAGGGTTAGGCTGGTGGGCCCGTCCTTCTCCCCACCGACCACTGGGATGATGGCAAAGGCTGCAATACAACATGAGGCTGAGTGACAGACTGACTGGGTGACACTGCACATCAGTAGCCCCTACCCACTGGTGTTTACAGCCTCATAAACCAACTGATCTCAGAACAGGACTAAATTGGCCAACCTGACTGgaaccttttttcttttaataagaagaaaactacaaccactaaaaTGTTTCACCTACTCcacttcaccttcttccttGAGTAATGTTAGCAGTATCTTTTGAAATGGTAATCAAACTTGAGCAGCAACATTTTAAGAGTCAAGGCAATTCAAAGCCATGAAAGAGTGAAGTCTGTGGACATCTCAATAGAGGAGTTAAGAGTTAAGGGCATCTCTGCCTGGTGTAAAgattaacaacaataatggcATTCAAAATAAGAATGCATGAAACTTTATCAGACAACTGCACCAAAGGACTATATTACTTTTATgttctgaggtggtggtggtgacctgtGGTGCAGGGCGCTGACGACCTCCACCACAACAGCCCCCTCGTTGACCTGACTTGGCCTTCTCTGTTTTCTGATACTCCTTCCCCTGCTCCTGCTGCAAGGAAAGCTGTTATGTAGTGAGGAATATTCAGGAACAAAGGAACatcaaaaatatattaatagaaTTCTATTTAATCTGATACCTGCTCCTAACACTCTCCCAGATGGAAGGCcacctcttattttcttttcacccaTTTCTTTCTCATACTCTAGTAAGCTACAACAAATGTTTACAGCAACCACAACCTTGCAGAATGAACACATACAATATGAAGACACATTTCGTACAACATAAAAACACTACTGTCATTTGCAGTGATtcacaaaaatatatacataaaaataaataaataaataaacagtaaaaataaagtaaaaaagactACTCATAATGCTGTtccaaagaaaaagagaagtagaagatcCAAGAGAAAGACCAATTTAGTTTcagaggtgtcttgatactctcTGTAGCCGCCGGCTCGGTATCAGCTGGCTAGTAGTTCCTGTACTTTATTTTGTAGCTGAGttcttgttatgttcttatcatGATGGGTCCCAGATTGGGGTTACACTACTGTACTTTGCCATAAGTTACATTACGAGGTTAATATTATACTTATAACATTACTTGGTATGTGGACGGATGAGAAGGCGAGAAGGCAAGTTACAGAGGGATGTTTGTTTACAGGACACCATGGCCTTTATCTAGACCATCATTTTTCCCCTCAGCCAGGTCAGTGCGAGGCAGGGTAAGGGTTGACATAGTTTAATGGGGGTCAAGGGGATGAACTTGGGAATAAACATGGTGTGATGGgttgaagaatgagaagaaataagGGGGCTCTGCCATAGGGGCAGAGTTTTGGTGGCAGCTGTAGAGGCAAGACCTGAGTCGTTCACCACTCTCCAGCTGTGCCACAGTCATCTCTGCCGCAGAGGCACTAGTTCATAAACTCTATGGGGCTCATCTGCCATGTTACGAGGACATGGAGCCTGCTCTGGGATTAAGGTGATTATGTGGCATTCATTACATTCTATAAGGACCTTCGACTGTTCCTACAATTGCGtatgtattatttacttatgtattaATCATATCTATCTGTGTCATTAATATACTTAGATGTTTCAGTATTTGTTTCAGGGCGATGATGTTGTATAATGTAGTGTTTACAAATATCTCTGCGAAATGCACAGCTACATTGCATTATTGCAGGATTTCCAGTTATATCCTATCAAGTGATGTACTTATGATAACTTACAGGTTTGATCACATCCCAATAAATTGAGAAGTGAGTACAATACAAATGGTTATCAGTCACTCCTTTCTCACACTATGAATGCAACTCATAAACGTGCttacactctctcctcctcctccctccctaactATGACACATCAACTAACTACAGAACAAGGCAGAGcagcacctcacctcaccactcaCTGTTGAACCCTTGCAGCACCCGCCAGTCTGTGCCTGTCCCGGCAGGGCCTCCTGGATGGCagatgtggtagtggtggtggtggtagtggcagtggtggcagctGTGGCATCACTGCTGGAGTGTTGGGAGTTACGTTTGGAGGTAAATGAaggggcaggagaggaggaggagcggcgtTTGTGGACGAGCATGTGCGTCTTCCTGGAGTAGTTAGTAGTGAAGGCACGGCGGcagtcctcctccacacacaggTATGGCCTCTCACCTGTAGGTGCATTGTTATTAGTAATAGCTCCTCAGAGGCACATGTTCTATATCTACTGTTTTAGATGCTGCACATCTAAGCTTAAATCAATTACATGTTTCAGACAGATCACAATGTTCATATGTCCATTTCCCTCAGTAGTAGTTCTTGGTGGTATGTGTTTTGCTATGTCTAGTGTTTTGGACATTACACATCTAGGCTTAAGTCAATTATGATTAGGTGAACGATAATGTTTATACGTCCTCTGTCCTTGGTGGCAGGTCCTTGGAGGTACATGTTCTTTACAGTTTTACAAATTGTACATCTAAGCTTAAATCAATTAAGTACATGTTCTAGGTCAGGGTTCTTCAAAGTATGGATCACAGGCTCTTGTTCAGTGGACCGCCATATTATAAACAGATACATGAACAACAAGTTAAgtgtactagtgtgtgtgtgtgtgtgtgtgtgtacatgaacTGGCTTCCATATTGGAGGCAGAAAGGTACAAAGAAATAGATGTACAAGGTCattaaaaaagtatataaaacaaACTGGGtcatgatggaaaaaaaaaaagttgaagaacaCTGAAATGAACCATAATGTTTAAATGTTTAGTAGCAGGTTCTCAGAGGCACATATTCTACATCTACTCACTCTTCTGAACATTAAACATCTGAGTTTAACCCTTCTACTACTAAGGGGCATCCTTCACGAACCTCCAAAGTAATGAAAAACTGTTTGTGTAGAGACAGAGGAGACAAGACAGAGACAACAGGAGTTTAATGTCTTTTTTAGACTAAAATATTTTTTACACTCCTCTTTggaaaaattcataaaaacatgaagagataatgaaaactgaaaatggAAGATGTGGTGAAGCATGAAAAGAGGAGACAGATGAAGGCAAGACGGATGCAGCACCCACCTGTGTGTATCCGTTTGTGGGTCCGGAGATGGTGGCTGACTGTAAACGACTTGCCACATCCATCTTCCTCACATCTGTGGGGAAAGATGCACACctgtcactgagagagagagagagagagagagagagagagagagagagagagagagagagagagagagagagagagagagagagagagagagagagagagagagagagagagagagagagagagagagagagagagagagagagagagagagagagagagagagagagagagagagagagatacaggcagggagagaagaagagaaagagacagagaagaagacTTACTTAAATGGCTTCTCTCCAGTGTGGGTGCGCACATGCTTCCTGAGGTCAGAGAGTGTGGTGAAGATCCGCACACATCCATCCTGCCGACAGTTAAAGGTGTCACCGTTGTGGAGTCGTTGGTGGGCACGCAGCCTGGGGTGGGGAGGTGGAGAAGACTTACATGAttaccatcaacatcaccacacACGGATACAGATATTGCAAAATGagttcctcctccacacacacacacacacacacacacacacacacacacacacacacacacacacacacacacacacacactcacatgccAATCATCAATATCAATCTCTATCCTCTATGATTGCACTAAATGGTCCATCTATCACCACTCATCCTTTGTAAGTCTTTCTCATGACCTAAATTACATCACCATTAACACAAGTCTatcatatattctctctctctctctctctctctctctctcctcctctctctctctctctctctctctctctctcctcctcctctctctctctctctctctctctctccccttccttgtgTATAAAAAAACTAGGACTATtactgtatattctctctctcccactgccTCCCTTGaatgtaaaaagtaaaaaaaatctcacttattactctctctctctctctctctcttacacacctGTACAGCGTGGTGAAAGGACTTGCGGCAGCCGTCATTCTCGCAGGTGTACGGCTTCTGTTGGGCATGGACCCTCAGGTGGATCTTGAGGGAGTAGGAGGTGAGGAAGGCCTTGCCACATCCCGTCGCCAGGCACTGGAACCGGTACTCtcctggtgttggtggtggtggtggtgatgggaaagaGCAGTTGCAACTCAAGTGGTGGAGTTATGGCAATGCAGCAAGATTATGaaggtgtggttgtggtggtggtggtggtttatggTGGTATGGTTGTGAAGGATGAAGGTGGTGATGAATGGATTGGAGgagtttatttctctctctctctctctctctctctctctctctctctctctctctctctctctctctctctctctctctctctccctgattaCTAGGCTGGAAgaatgtttctctctttctactacCCCCTCTAACTCAATAATAGCAGTTTTATCCTGTTGTGGATCTCTCACCACTTCTGCATCCCCTACACAAAAGTTGACAGACAAACATCATCCATAACAACACCAAATTTCAAGACTATGACTGCAATTATGACTTCCAACTGGCAATGtattaagaaaacaaactggGCATCAAAACGTGAGCGCCAttaacattacacacacacacacacacacacacacgcacacacacatatatttgaAGCAACGTAGAAACAAAAGTGAACCAAACAAGACCTAACTCGAGAATTTAAAGCCAAAATTGGATAATAGCAGACAAGGAGACAGGACAGTGCAAATACATTTAACTTCTTTTCATGCATCAActttgatgatgtgtgtgtgcagtcacacacacacacacacacacacacagaaacaagagTGAACTAAACAAGACTTAAACAAAGGATAAGGAAACAGGAGAGTGCAAAAACATGTAGCTTCTATTCTTGCTTCAATTTGGAAAATACAatgatataacacacacacacacacacacacacacacacacacacacacacacacacacacacacacacacacacacacacttttcttgtatTAACTCAGCAAATactatcatacacacacacacacatatacacacacacttttcctgtATCAAGGCAGTAAGTAGAATGACAGGCTacatatacagacacacactcacctctgtGTGTCTTGAGGTGTGTGCGCAGGTTGCTGGAAGTGCTGTAGGTGCGGTCACACCCCTGGTAGGTGCAGTGGAAGCggcgcgtggtggtggtgttggttgatGGATCACGGGCCTGGATGGTGAGTGTGGCGTGGCTTGGCTCCTCAGGCATCTGCATTCCAGACTCACCTGGGTGGATGTGCATCACTATCTCATTCTCACGGATGGTGTGCTGGATATACCtgtgtgagggaagagatggatgTTGTAATGTGGTACTCTCAAAAATGGGATTACAACACTGGCACTATTAGGATTATAGAAGGATACtgtactataaaaaaaaaaaaaaaaaaaaaaaaaaaaaaaaacaaggttatGCAAAAACTTGTTGGAGTTATGGAAGAACACTAACTGACACTGGCTGGGATAATGAAAGAATGCAATCCCTTGACACCAGGAAACTGCTATGAATTGAGACTGCACTTCCATTCACCACCACAAGAATATCTCTTCTTCAACAGGCAAGTATACATAGTTGTAATATTCTGTACCATGCATATTGTGTGATAGATGCATGACATAAGCTGCAGTGAATAATTACTATACAAGAAGTTAAAGGATAATTGCAGCTGTTTACATTTTTGACACTTTCAAGCTGATAGGCAGCTGATAAGGATCATTATTTCCTTAAACTCACTGTAACAGGTAGCAAGGTATCAGTTAagtaggaagatgaagaggtaaTAACTTGCACCCATGCAATACATACACACCGTCACCCAAGACACACTGAATTATGCACTCTATGATCCCAGTGCCAAAGCTCTGCTGAGAAATACAATTTCCTTACATCATAGTAGCAGGCAGCAAAATATGAGTAAggcaggaaggagaagaggtaaTCAATTGCACTTTTGCAGTACCCAAACAGTCACCCAAGACACAGTGATAATTTACTGCAACATGGACAGCCAGTGTCTTGTTTGGCACTGCTCGGTACTGCCTTATTTTTGTTACAagtcacccttccctcccccacttGTCTGTACTGAaacatcctgagagagagagagagagagagagagagagagagagagagagagagagagagagagagagagagagagagagagagagagagagagagagagagagagagagagagagagagagagagagagagagagagagagagagagagagagagagagagagagagagagagagagagagagagagagagagagagagagagagagagagagagagagagagagagagagagagagagagagagagagagagagagagagagagagagagagagagagaggaataaaaaataaaataaataaataaataaataaaaaaaatctaagacaAAGATGGAAacaaggacagaggaagagaagtatattCCTAACTAGTTTCACTGCAGAATCTGTAAAGCAATTCTAGTCGGGCATTAACTTTTGTTCTTATGCTGTACTTCCATTGCCACTGGATTCTACTcttaataatgagaataaaagCAGTGAATTACAAGAATGAAACATATTAGTCTAAGTACAGCAGGGCATGTAACATCAAATATTTGTCGCAATGTAGCGTTTTTTATGGCAAATGTGCACTATGGtgactgaagaacctatgggaaaaaattaattggttccagggaaccagaaaataatataaaaaattccacaatttttggaagaaaaaacatcagAATAAACATAACACTACtacatttgagataacacaacaaatatatagaGGTTTACCATACATGTTACACAACTGTGTAAGTGTTGCaccttgtttgtgtttctcagTGATCTTTTTCATGGCCACTGTGATGGCCTGCCTAtgcccttttttcttttcagtcttcTCAGCCTTCTGATGATCCATGGCTAGTGTAGGGGTTGGTGAGGGGCAAAAATACACAAGGAAATCACTGCAACGTATCAGGGAGCAGACACAAACATTACAAGTTGCATAGCTAACCGAATGTTTACTTCGTTACTTCATGGAAAGTGGCAGATAGGTGGGCAGTGGCTTGCACAGCTGGCGAGTTAGTCTtgtgagttttagtttgttattcaagttaaatttaaaaaaaaatttcagtgtGTTATGGCAGCTGTACGTTATAACGTCTGTGCGTTGTCGCATACCCCACTGTGTGTACCAGGCTGATTTCTCCAAAGAAGGGATAAGCAAGACTTAACTGAGAGAGGCATATCTACCTAAGGTCTTCAGAAGAACtgaattctcctcctccttttctgctaTGCCTTG from the Scylla paramamosain isolate STU-SP2022 chromosome 17, ASM3559412v1, whole genome shotgun sequence genome contains:
- the LOC135108487 gene encoding LOW QUALITY PROTEIN: mucin-2-like (The sequence of the model RefSeq protein was modified relative to this genomic sequence to represent the inferred CDS: deleted 1 base in 1 codon); its protein translation is MAQAGRCSVTFTPGRDTLEEMKAAPPRYKFLLPKSSGTEARVQQDENAGYIQHTIRENEIVMHIHPGESGMQMPEEPSHATLTIQARDPSTNTTTTRRFHCTYQGCDRTYSTSSNLRTHLKTHRGEYRFQCLATGCGKAFLTSYSLKIHLRVHAQQKPYTCENDGCRKSFHTLYRLRAHQRLHNGDTFNCRQDGCVRIFTTLSDLRKHVRTHTGEKPFKCEEDGCGKSFTVSHHLRTHKRIHTGERPYLCVEEDCRRAFTTNYSRKTHMLVHKRRSSSSPAPSFTSKRNSQHSSSDATAATTATTTTTTTTSAIQEALPGQAQTGGCCKGSTVSGEQEQGKEYQKTEKAKSGQRGGCCGGGRQRPAPQVTTTTSEHKTFAIIPVVGGEKDGPTSLTLQEFLELEALKCNPNMKVPIVKATDNTTVGRLLQDSQTLTALAQAGDSRGLLEKIAAHADICKCNPCHCDPSRGNECSCNAIADSDSSPCHSPSHGEAQAPEEDIPHVPDKGSFQHPEILSSKDDFQEQQPKVEAPSKTCSAPSEPQQTLPLKPEMAAKGPVSGPQAMASSLPALTLNTNLPVKDCPPALPSSSHPPPQPQPSHPPHPSEGSLQTPDQQISVAEFLEETEECGTGEVGGLLPALTSRPSAPSFPSLEDMGSLSSPSMEELIGSPVFGAGVKCESGPLAPGATLDHTFDVDIAASDFSADFPFSSPNMIEALLTGDLPPLSQPPSSAPSKASLSTPTPPPLPQPQPNLSDAGIKPPSPSCSQWEGAAKSCCSSAASCSQTGGSSAVSTPPSGCCRTGWGNRSPSSLITSLNCDNHQETNNASCCASKPRLQPPPGSPAPTSLINQLCHTSAESQSQAQAPTPAPVPRPGLDMQCNSVSPHHAISFPSTQHHHQPHSQAPSLPQSPEHHHHHHNSQQQQQQPAGIRREQTNHHHHHHQQEQQQQQQQQQQQPVCDKHPMPKSPQGIPGASLHQHHHSEEAPEGFPLEPRGMDSHPGSSGLDVVLRKEDNDSCCVVICTNKLQLLRSVLAKCECSDHERTASVPVDLQALLNDALMEWETSEGSGTAESSFDVPTTISDPASDQGSLAWS